The following are from one region of the Nicotiana tomentosiformis chromosome 7, ASM39032v3, whole genome shotgun sequence genome:
- the LOC104114054 gene encoding xyloglucan endotransglucosylase protein 6, with translation MVSFPMEFKCVFLGISLIMVGLVSSSRFEELYQPSWATDHLTNEGEILRMKLDNLSGAGFSSKNKYMFGKVTVQIKLVVGDSAGTVTAFYMSSEGPTHNEFDFEFLGNTTGEPYSVQTNVYVNGVGNREQRLNLWFDPSKEFHSYSILWNQRRVVFLVDDTPIRVHSNLEHKGIPFPKDQAMGVYSSIWNADDWATQGGRVKTDWSHAPFIASYRGFEIDGCECPATVAAAENSKRCSSSAVKRYWWDEPVMSELSLHQSHQLIWVRANHMVYDYCTDTARFPVAPVECQHHQHKFHN, from the exons ATGGTGTCTTTTCCTATGGAATTTAAGTGTGTTTTCTTGGGTATTTCTCTAATTATGGTGGGTTTGGTTAGCTCCTCAAGATTTGAGGAGCTATATCAGCCCAGCTGGGCGACAGACCATTTGACAAATGAAGGAGAAATCCTCAGGATGAAACTTGACAACCTTTCTG GTGCTGGATTTTCATCAAAGAACAAGTATATGTTTGGGAAAGTTACTGTTCAGATTAAGCTTGTAGTGGGTGACTCTGCTGGAACTGTCACTGCTTTCTAC ATGTCATCAGAGGGACCAACCCACAATGAGTTTGATTTTGAGTTTCTCGGTAACACTACTGGTGAACCCTACTCTGTGCAGACCAATGTGTACGTAAATGGTGTGGGTAACAGAGAGCAACGACTGAACCTTTGGTTCGACCCATCCAAGGAATTCCACTCATATTCCATCTTGTGGAACCAACGCCGAGTTGT ATTTTTAGTAGACGACACACCAATTCGTGTGCACTCAAATTTGGAGCACAAGGGAATACCATTTCCCAAGGACCAAGCCATGGGTGTGTACAGTTCAATATGGAATGCTGATGATTGGGCTACACAAGGTGGAAGGGTTAAGACTGATTGGTCACATGCACCCTTTATTGCATCCTACAGAGGATTTGAGATTGATGGCTGTGAATGCCCAGCAACTGTTGCAGCTGCTGAAAATTCTAAGCGGTGCAGCAGCAGTGCGGTGAAAAGGTATTGGTGGGACGAACCCGTTATGTCCGAACTGAgtctgcaccagagccaccagctGATTTGGGTTAGGGCTAACCATATGGTCTATGATTACTGCACAGACACTGCTCGGTTCCCTGTTGCACCGGTTGAGTGCCAGCACCACCAGCACAAGTTTCATAACTAG
- the LOC138895313 gene encoding uncharacterized protein: MALNHHHQGILPIDTNINPKEQNPNQLMTVSLRNGRDLDREQEVDKGKEKDGEQVSEQVAPLVPEASNKEKTSSNGQRLIPAPFPQRLAKQKKDDQYRKFMETLQQIQLNIPLMDALREMPGYAKMMKDLMSQKFDFQGLSTVTLTQTCSAVVTRLMAQKVSDPGSFTIPCTIGSYVVAKALCDLGASINLMPLEIYTKLGIGRARPTSMLLQLADRTVKRPTGILDDVLVQVGKFVFPADFVILDCQVDEEIPIIIGRPFLATGRSLIDCETGELKMRLNNEEIIFNVQQSMRRPSEFANCSLVEAVDVILQEEDETLNVKDPLEAYLMNLEEMDGEGLAEWVMALEGQGFWKREPQFEPLRLEERATPPAKPSIEEPPQLDLKPLLAHLRYAFLGPNSTLPIIISSGLLAVQVEQLLKVLQECKTVIGWTMADIKGISPTFCIHKILLEEGHKPSREHQRRLNPNMKEVVKKEVIKWLDAGIIFPISDSH; this comes from the exons ATGGCCTTGAACCATCACCACCAAGGAATATTGCCTATAGATACAAATATTAACCCAAAGGAACAGAACCCAAATCAGCTAATGACAGTGAGTCTCAGGAATGGAAGAGATTTAGACAGAGAGCAAGAA GTTGACAAGGGTAAGGAGAAGGACGGTGAACAAGTCTCAGAAcaggtggcacctcttgtgccagaagcttccaacaaagaaaagacatCAAGTAATGGACAGAGATTGATTCCTGCACCATTCCCTCAGAGAttggcaaaacaaaagaaagatgatcaatatAGGAAATTCATGGAAACACTTCAacaaattcaattgaatattccactgatggatgctttgagggaaatgccagggtatgcaaaaatgatgaaagacCTGATGTCGCAGAAATTTGACTTCCAGGGCCTATCTACTGTAACTCTGACACAGACCTGTAGCGCGGTAGTGACAAGACTTATGGCCCAAAAGGTGTCTGATCCAGGTAGCTTCACTATCCCATGCACCATTGGGAGTTATGTtgttgctaaagcattgtgtgacttgggagccagtataaacttgatgcccttggaaATCTATACGAAACTGGGCATTGGCAGAGCTAGACCGACCTCAATGttgctgcaactggctgatcgCACAGTCAAAAGACCAACAGGAATTCTTGATGATGTGCTTGTGCAAGTGGGGAAatttgtatttcctgcagactttgttattcttgattgtcaggtGGATGAAGAGATACCCATCATTATAGGGAGGCCATTCTTAGCCACTGGGAGATCATTAATTGattgtgagactggagagttgaaaatgaggttgaataatgaagaaataatattcaacgttCAACAATCCATGAGGAGACCCAGTGAATTTGCAAATTGCTCACTAGTGGAGGCCGTAGATGTGATACTGCAAGAAGAGGATGAGACCCTTAATGTCAAGGATCCACTAGAAGCCTacttgatgaatttggaagagatggacgGTGAAGGGTTGGCAGAGTGGGTCATGGCTCTCGAAGGTCAAGGATTCTGGAAAAGGGAACCTCAGTTCGAGCCCCTACGCTTAGAAGAGAGAGCAACACCACCTGCAAAACCATCAATAGAGGAGCCGCCACAGCTGGACCTGAAACCGCTTCTAGCCCACCTCAGGTACGCTTTCTTGGGGCCTAATTCTACTTtgcctattattatatcatctggtttGCTAGCTGTGCAGGTAGAGCAACTATTGAAGGTATTGCAAGAATGTAAGACTGTCATTGGTTGGACCATGGCAGACATAAAGGGTATCAGCCCAACCTTTTGCATACACAAGATTCTTCTAGAagaggggcacaaaccttccagggaACATCAACGACGTCTGAACCCAAATATGAAGGAAGTAgtaaagaaggaagtgatcaagtggctggATGCGGGTATCATATTCCCCATCTCTGACAGCCACTAG